In Choristoneura fumiferana chromosome 21, NRCan_CFum_1, whole genome shotgun sequence, a single genomic region encodes these proteins:
- the Smn gene encoding survival motor neuron: MSTSKILFEKGRRMMSESDLEIEVDADDDVWDDRKLNDAYDKALKIASAEVAKRVAMTTNTRPDARDDHKKPRKEKLSKPSASKMPKKEEWKPGMGCRALYEEDGLEYEAFVLRIINEKECVVRFLGYDNCEIVPINTLKESLGKKERQKQIEQATVKTDDQTNNMEWKEVESDRVPSPGSTELSFQRKKKSPKKKKNQKPTNVFEMPEMPFQMPNFSMMPNLGSLDLPMPPPPPMALPDQVDSEDQAVSSMLLSWYMSGYYTGLYQGMKRAQQGRKRL; the protein is encoded by the exons ATGTCTACGAGCAAAATTTTGTTCGAAAAAGGCAGGCGAATGATG TCTGAATCAGATCTCGAAATTGAGGTTGATGCCGACGACGACGTATGGGATGATAGAAAACTTAACGACGCTTACGATAAAGCGTTGAAAATAGCCAGTGCCGAGGTCGCTAAAAGGGTCGCCATGACGACGAATACCCGCCCTGATGCCCGGGATG ATCACAAAAAACCCAGAAAAGAGAAATTATCAAAACCCAGTGCATCAAAGATGCCTAAGAAGGAGGAATGGAAGCCTGGCATGGGTTGCCGAGCTCTATATGAAGAGGATGGACTGGAATATGAGGCTTTCGTCCTGCGGATAATCAATGAGAAAGAGTGTGTCGTAAgatttttag GCTATGATAACTGCGAAATTGTGCCCATCAATACATTAAAAGAAAGCCTTGGTAAGAAAGAGCGGCAGAAGCAGATTGAACAAGCCACTGTGAAGACTGACGATCAGACCAACAACATGGAGTGGAAGGAGGTGGAGAGTGACAGAGTTCCTAGTCCTGGTAGCACAG AATTATCAttccaaagaaaaaagaagtCACCCAAAAAGAAGAAGAATCAAAAGCCCACCAATGTCTTTGAGATGCCAGAAATGCCATTCCAGATGCCAAACTTCAGTATGATGCCAAAT CTGGGCTCTCTGGATCTGCCgatgccgccgccgccgcccatgGCGCTTCCAGACCAAGTAGACTCCGAGGACCAGGCTGTCTCCTCAATGCTGCTCAGTTGGTACATGAGCGGCTACTATACGGGACTTTATCAGGGAATGAAGAG agCACAGCAAGGCCGTAAGCGTCTATAA